Genomic segment of Mauremys mutica isolate MM-2020 ecotype Southern chromosome 22, ASM2049712v1, whole genome shotgun sequence:
CCTGCATTAGACAAATAGTGCTGTCTTCAGATTGTTAATGATGGATATTGGTCTGCAGAAAACTGAAAGTCTTCCTCGTCTGGGGATAGTTATGATTCTGAGCCTTAATGAGCTTCGCTATGTTTCTTGGGGACAGAAGTagttttttgctttgtttaatcTCTCAAAAACGTTGGTGAATTTTTCTTGTATGGTTTGATGTCAGATGTCAGAGCAACTTTTATAGAAACTGGTGATGAAGGCTATGGGGCATTCCTCTCTAGAGAGTGTTGATTTCCTGCTTATTCCCTCCCATACTGGATTTGTTTTTCCCTATTTTGCAGTAATCTTATTTCCTACGGTCTCCAAAATGTTTGTGTCAAAGTTTTGGAAGCAGTATCTGATCTACGTATTGCAGGATGGCATTGTCCAGTTGTGAAGGGTTTTCTGAAACACATGGGGGATCTGATGTATAAACCCAGTACAAAAAGTTCTAAAAATTGGTTTTATTCTGATGCTTGCCTCATCCAAGACTCTGCGGTCTGTCCCGACGAGTAGGCATAATTCACACAGTAACTTGAGATTTCAGATCAAAAGCACAAACACAAAGAGCCAAAGAAACACCATGGGGAGCCAAGAGGAGCAGAACTGCTGCGGTTTCCTTGGATCTTGCGCTGGGGGCGAAACAAAGGAAAAACTCAGAAATTCAAATAACTCCTACCAACTGTTTCCATTTTGCTCTACCTGGTTATTTATATTAAGTGATGGAGCATGGCTGAATTATCATAAACAACATTAAACCTGACTACCTTTCAAAAAACAAATGTGTGGGGTGAGTCACAAAACTTATTTTCAAGATTGTGCTTTCAAGGTAAGATAGTGACAAGAAGTGTTACATGTGATCCATTGGATGAATACCAAACCCATTCCTCATACTCTGATCCAGAAGCAGGGAGGTTAAGTAGTTTGGATGCAAACTGAAATCCAATGTCTGAATCACAGCCTAGCATTACCATCTTTTAAACGACCTCCTGGATAGTGATCACGTCATTGGTGTGGTTGAGTGTGGTATTCTATTACATAGCCAGGGCAGGGCAAAGAAACATATTGGCCCCAAAGAAAATGTGGGATGCTTTTAATAACGTGCAAGAACAAGTCACAAAAATAATGGGGTGGAGCAACTCTAACCCACCAGATGCACATCATTCACTCTCCAAATGTCTAATTCACCTCCCTTTAAGGCCTATTCATCCTGCCTACTGAGAATGAGACTTCAGTCTTTGATTATCTTACTGCCGTCTTCATACCTCCCAGTCTTGTACTATGATTTTGCATCAGCTCCCTTGGCAAATTAGGATGATTTTCATACCCTTTGAGCCTTATTAGATGGAACCCCTATCAAAATTATGATTGAGCAGGCCATCCACCCTAGATCAGCTTCTTATCAGCATCCTGGGCTATCCAGGCTCCTCACTGAGCTCTTTCTGCTCTAGATAAATGATGTGACTCTCCCAAAATGTCAGTCCACATGAGGCTTTGCTTTAGTCATATTCAACTCACTTATACCCACTGCTTCAAAGCCAAGGTGTTATGGGCAGTACAGAATTAAACTTTTGACTCCGGGGTAGGGTTGGATTCTGGTTCTAGCCACATGGTGTGGGTGATGCCCCACTTCCCATCAACTGTGTTGCTACAGGAGCATGTTAACCTTATGACACAAACATCATCACCTTGTGACACCAGCTCAGAGGAGTTTTGACTTAGGCTTCAAACCTGTCTCAGGAAAGAAGGTGCTCTCTTGTTCAACTAGTACTTTCTTTCCACCCATGCTTTGTGCACCTACCCGTGGGGTATGGGTGGAAAGAAAGTACTAGTTGAACAAGAGAGCACCTTCTTTCCTGAGACAGGTTTGAATCAGATAGGTTATGACGTGATGATGTTGCAGAGTGAATGTCCAGGCACTGCGTTTACTGAACCCCCAAATCAtgacattctgcttatcagtggCAGTGGCAGGTTAGGGTGTGATTGGATGGTTCTTCCACTTTGGCTTCAGAGATGGAATTATCTCCTTTTCTGACTCCACTGAAATGCCCCGGAAGCTGCATGCATAGCACGTCGGGGAAGGAGGGAAGTCGCATTGATTGACTCAGATAGGAAAGTTTTGACTTAGGCTTTTGCCCCTTTCCAAATGAATCTCAAATGAAAAGGAAACTAACACTCACAGGCAGAGCCCAGTAGATGGGGATGTCGCTGCAGAGAATATTCAGAGTTGTTCCTAGTGTAGTGCGGTCAGCCGGTTCTGCCTCTGTGAAGTTGTAAGACATTTTGTCTCCAGAGACCTGCTGGAAGAGAAGTTGCCACAGTCTAGCCCTTCATATGAGCAAGGTGCAAGGCACTGGTGCTTGATACCAGCAAGCAAGAAACCAAGTAGAGCTCTagtcaattgaaatgttttgtagcTTTCCTATAGCATCTGTGGAGCACAGTTTCGTTAGCTAGAAGTAAATCTCTCTCAAAGTCACAAGAACTGTCTTTCACACCCAGGACCATGACATCCAGCCAAATGCAGAACATTGGGCTGCCACTCATCTGGGCTTCAGCAATTTGATCTAGTGTTCCCAGCTACCAGGGGATACCTTCCCCTGCAGGGCAGGACAGGTGCCTTGGTCAGTTttttacagatttttaaaatgagaagtaATCTATTGAACTGTCAGCGGAACCTTGGTGGATGATTGACACCACTGTGAGTCCTATGAGACTCATccagctcccctctcccacccccgaaGTCAGACATCACTGGGTTCCCAGGGACTGTAGTTCAACAATCCATCTCTAACATTATCCCTCGGTTCTGTCAGAGGGAGGGGACATGAAAGGGCCATGAAAGTAAGGGCATGCCTGCACTGTATTTTAAaacccatggcagcaagtctcaaagCCCGGGTCTACAGACTCGGGCTCACGGGGCTTGTGCTACAGTACTGAAAGCAGCAGTGTAGATTCCCTCTGAAGCCTGGGAATGAGGATGGGTGTCAGAGCCTGAGCCcgcaacatctacactgctgttgtTAGCGCTGCAATGCAAGCCCAaatctgtagacccaggctctgacacTCACTGCCACAGGTTTTAAAacgcagtgtagatgtaccctaagaggcTGAGGTGAGAGAATTTTGTATCCAAGTATGCCAAGAGCAGGATCTCTTGGTAACAGCAGAGAGTGCAGCAGTTCTTTAACATCCTGCTGAATACAGCCTGTATTTAATAGGAAAACACATTTGTAGACAGCTATCTTGAGTTTCTGATTTGAGCCCTATATAGCAAACAGGTAGTGTCATTCAGAGCCATCCTAGAGAGTATGGCACTGGCCATTCCACCAGCTGCCTGGGGAGATCCGGTACACTCAATGTATCCAACTGTAATTCAGAAACTCACTTTCAGGGGAAAGGTGGGTTCTAAAATAGGGTGTCCAACTCAGAGCGGGCCAGAGTACAATTTAAGTTATGGATTGTGGACTGGGTCTATGAAGTTAGTGCTAAAGATCCAAATCAGATTGGCCACTGCTGTCCCTAGGAGGCTTGCAAATGATTGAGGATAGAATATGAACCTTATATTCTAGTTACTGTTGCATTCAGTATTACTCGGTGGGGAAAATGATGCCAGGTACATTTCCTCCCTTCATTTATTTGGTCATTTGTACATGCAATTATTTAGTATCCCTATATAATTGTGAGCACAAATTAGCTAAATTTGTACACTTAGGTTACTTGGAAATTGTCCCTAGATGATCATTAGGCTTCAAGGTTAACTACCCACCAAGATGAATTTGGAGCAGTTTATCTCTCTCTTAGAGCTGCTTCAGTCTACGAGAGTATTACATTTTGAAAGTTTATTTTCAAGCCCTATGGGCTAGaaatataactttaaaaatatgaaatctTATATACTACCGAATCTGATTCTTTCAGAGAGGCTGGATAAATACATTAAGTAGGCCAGGAGTTTGGCACCCCAGGTTTAAAATTTGTTGCTTTCAATCAAAGTCTACAAGAATGTGATAAAAGCCCAGACTTGAGAACCTTACTTTGGCGTTAAAATGTGGGAGATCTCTGGAAATTTCATCCAAGCTTGGTATGTTGAGTTTATCCATCTTCATCACAAAACATTTTCTACTGTTAGTGATTCTGAGACCTATTAGACCCTACAAGCAAACATCCAAAACATCAGTATTAGGCACTTACAAGAAATAAAGTTCAAAGTGTTCATTGACCAACAAGATAACCTGTGACGTTTCCCTGGGTAAAAGCTCGTATAGAAGTTGTTTGTTATTTCCCCAGTAGAGATGCCTGGGCTGGTCTTGCCTATGCCCCCAGCAAAGAAGCTGTGCAAAGGTTATGAAAAGTTTTCACAAAGTTTACTGCAAACGCTGTCATCCATTCTTCTTTTGGGCCATTTCACAACCTAGAATTTCAGTGGGTGTTTGTGGAATAGCCAAATTCTAAACTTTAAGGGCTACATTTTCTGTTCAGCACAGGAGCAGCAGAGAGGTAAAGATAGCTTGAAGCCATCTTTACATTCCTCTAATCTTGGAACTTCTGACATTAGAGCAACCTGGATGCTGCACTAAATTATACCTAGCCCCACAGTTCCAAGGGTCCACTCAGGCAGCTGGGGATGACTGAGGTTTAGGAATACCCCAACCCTACCCTTTTCTTCTGGGAACTCTTCTCCATACACCAGGCACTTGAGTGTGGGGGAGAAGAGCCACTATGCTTTAGTCCACCTGCTAATTCCCCCTTACACAAAGGATTAGGGGGCTGGATTGCCCACTTTGCCTTAGTGGGGtcaagaatctggccctaagtgtctTAACAGCAACTGGTTTTCATCTGAAAGGGAATTTGAAatttgtacctttgaaaatatCAGATCTTCAGTGAAAAGGAGAGTCCTTTTCATTTATAGTAGTTTATTTTTGAGcaaaaaataatgattttttaaaaattgtctcattcttaaaaattcaaaatgaaatataaaacTCTGGATGTATGTTTTAGAATAATTTCAAACTTATGTTTAGCTCTCTCTGAACCGCAGTCTGCCAACTAGATGAACTGGTGTTTAGTTTAACATTGGTCTATCCAGCATTTCTGCCTCCATCTGGGGCCATTCAGATAAGGAGCGATGGTGTAATTTTCAGCTCAGTAAAGTTTAAAATTAGTTAGAGAGAGGCTACCTCCTGCTCTGGCAGGTACAGAACATCCTAGTGActtggatcagaccagtggttctcaaactttgttttccacggaccacttgaaaattgctgagggtctcggcggaccacttaatgatctttccaaatgttcttTGTACCATTTATCATGCACGCTCCAAGGATAGGTTCACTAATAACGGAATGGGCCAGTCCCACCTGGTCTCCCTGCCTAAGTAAAACCTACTGTCTCCTGCACAGTAGTCTGGAAGAACTTATTCTAATGGGAGGCCTGATCAGAGACCAGATTGGCAAAGATCGTGGTCCTCTGCTGTAATTCCTGGAACACAGTGGAAAAGGCAGAACTTTCTTGGCATAAGCAGAAGTGTGGCCCTGGTTTGTTGATTATCTGAAATCAACCTTTTCCTCTTTCCAGTACAATCCAGCTCTTCCAGCCCATTTGCTTGCACTTACTTGGTTATAGTTGTACACAACAGTGGCTGTGGATTTCTTTCTTTTGACGTGGAAAGCGGCCACGTTCTCCCGTTCATTTACCATGGCCGTctgctcttcctcttccccctTGTTTCCCTGGATGACCATGTCAAGGACCTCAAAGAAACATTTCAGGGTATGAAATACCATCCGTAGACCCTAGCATATTCATCAGGGAAGTGTGGAAGTGCAGTGAGCCAAGAGCCATTCCAGATACCCATagcctctgagggtatgtctacacagcaaagaaaaatccatggctggccAATGCCAGTCAACTCAGGTTTGCGGGCTCGAGCTGCAAGGCTGTTTCATtactgtgtagacttctgggcttgggctggagcccagacacTAGGACCCTGTGGTGTGGGAGAGGCCCAGAGCCcaagaagtctacactgcaatgaaacagctctGTAGCCCAAGCCCTAGGAGCTGTGTCAGTTGACATAgggcagctgcaggtttttctttgctgtgtagacataccctgaggcagCTGGGAGTCCACCCATGTATAGAACGGAGATACACAATCAGCTTTTTTGAAAGGCTGCTGATAATGCCGGTTCATTAAGTAGGCACTTGAGTGACACAATCTGATCCTGCATGTGCATCCAAGGGTAGAGTTTGGCCCAGTGTATTTCACACAAATAcaagaataaaaataacaaaGACACCCAGAGGCAAATATTGCAAAATTATAGCCGGAAGCCAGATTtcaccctctgtgctgacagggTTTCTGTTGAGTTCAGCAGGAGCTATGACCACATCAGAGGGCTAACTGTGCCAATAGGGGGTGAGTTTTCAAAGTGGTGCACCAGGCTGCCCACTCTTACTGTGAATGGAAATTTGCATGGCTAAATTCCCCAGGCACTGAGCTGGATTTACCTTAGTTCATTTCCTAACTCTGCTAAAACACTTACTACAATCAAGAACCGCTATAAAGGCCTGATCTGTATAAACAGTGCTGGCTGATTAGAATGACACATGCAAATGGCAAGGAACCCATTGCTTAAATCAcccatgagggataaattggagACATCCTTGCTTTGATATGAATATATATCAGAGCCCTTTCAGACACCTTTTGAGGTTTATAAACCTGAGTTTAAGAATAGTGCCTTGATGTCACGATGATTTCTAGATCATGATGTCATGTTGTCTGAAATGGACAGTTTGAGCTGGTAAGGCGAAAACTTTGCATTTAAGAATTATTGATAGGACTGGTAAATGTGCATTAGGGACAGAAATGCATGTTTGTGCCAGGCCTGATATCTCAGAGAACAGTTTGTGGCTGAAATTGCCGGAGGCATGTTGCACAAGTTAGAGTGACGACACAGGCTTCCCACTGGCTGCTCTACTCACCTTTTCTGTGTGTTTTTGGGTCAGGTAAACTCCCACCAAAGTGCCGGCAACTATGAAGAAGCCCAGGAGAATCACCATGACTGAGGCAAGGATGATTCTTTGTTGGGTTGTGCTCACTTTGGGCATGAAGCTGTAAACCTGAAAGAAATAACTGTCCCGTGTTATTGATAATTCCCAGTTACAAAGTGTGTCTGGGGGTGATAACATCAGAAATAGGAGACTTGTTCCTGGTAAAGTCTTGACTAAATGGTTTGATCTTGCAAACCCTTATTCAGATAAGTAGTTCTCAATCACACTAGTCCAGCTGACTTTGGCGGGACTACGTTAATGAGTAAATACTAGCAACGTGA
This window contains:
- the LOC123354702 gene encoding pulmonary surfactant-associated protein C-like codes for the protein MKRTLLFTEDLIFSKGLIGLRITNSRKCFVMKMDKLNIPSLDEISRDLPHFNAKQVSGDKMSYNFTEAEPADRTTLGTTLNILCSDIPIYWALPRKIQGNRSSSAPLGSPWCFFGSLCLCF